One genomic region from Gossypium hirsutum isolate 1008001.06 chromosome D13, Gossypium_hirsutum_v2.1, whole genome shotgun sequence encodes:
- the LOC121224971 gene encoding uncharacterized protein: MSSGRPSSSTLVGKKSKKMASSSKPNAVSLQDKLQMVENEEQVVLKHIHDLSKWTDAIDGMNEEQLKEYLENRPQELKSVKINNSNNKPKQKQKSKLQKSKPSTCSGIMASVWKFHKEDNDEDDVNKGIQHTLPSSQVK; this comes from the exons ATGTCAAGTGGGAGACCATCATCATCAACACTGGTAGGAAAGAAGAGCAAGAAGATGGCATCAAGTTCAAAGCCAAATGCAGTGTCATTGCAAGACAAGTTAcaaatggtagaaaatgaagaGCAGGTTGTGCTTAAACACATACATGATCTTAGCAAATGG ACAGATGCAATAGATGGAATGAACGAAGAGCAGTTAAAGGAATACCTTGAAAACAGACCTCAAGAACTCAAAAGTGTGAAGATCAACAACAGCAACAACAAGCCTAAACAAAAGCAAAAATCCAAGCTCCAAAAGTCTAAGCCTTCAACATGCAGTGGAATAATGGCCTCTGTATGGAAGTTCCACAAGGAAGATAATGATGAAGATGATGTTAACAAAGGCATACAACACACACTTCCAAGTAGCCAAGTAAAGTGA
- the LOC107920235 gene encoding alpha-(1,4)-fucosyltransferase, protein MQLKPLNTFTITLMLFFTFLILFFSGFLEFPSVSSSIQQPFTTPSLTLSSNPNPFTDLLSAFKTWDSQMGCSQFKLKRHDLIRLLSNSSGSLQEPVSHSSCNLLKMEHVSVLVKGWTWVPDNLDNLYSCQCGMSCLWTKSPVLADKPDALLFETATPPLQRHSGDPLRVYMDLEAGRRRSGREDLFISYHAKDDVQSTYAGALFHNGRNYHISSYKNNETLVYWSSSRCLSQRNQLAKSFLRLLPHHSFGKCLNNVGGLDMALSFYPECTNDANTPKWWDHLHCAMSHYKFVLAIENTVTESYVTEKLFYALDSGAVPIYFGAPNVLDFVPPHSIIDGTKFRSMEELASYVKALANDPVAYAEYHAWRRCGVLGNYAKARATSLDTLPCRLCEAVSKKGGRNARTE, encoded by the exons ATGCAATTGAAACCTCTCAACACCTTCACCATTACGCTCATGTTGTTCTTCACTTTCTTGATCCTCTTCTTTTCTGGTTTCCTTGAATTCCCTTCTGTTTCCTCCTCTATCCAACAACCCTTTACCACTCCATCCCTCACCCTTTCTTCCAACCCTAACCCTTTTACTGATCTGCTCTCTGCTTTCAAGACATGGGATTCTCAAATGGGTTGTTCCCAGTTCAAGCTAAAACGCCACGATTTGATCCGTTTGCTTTCTAACAGCTCTGGGTCTTTGCAGGAACCTGTTTCTCATTCTTCCTGCAATCTGTTGAAAATGGAGCATGTTAGTGTTTTGGTAAAAGGATGGACTTGGGTTCCTGATAATTTGGATAATCTGTATTCTTGTCAATGTGGGATGAGTTGCTTGTGGACTAAATCTCCCGTTCTTGCTGATAAACCGGATGCCCTTTTGTTTGAGACCGCTACCCCTCCACTTCAG AGGCACAGTGGAGATCCACTTCGTGTGTACATGGACCTTGAGGCTGGCAGAAGGCGTTCAGGTCGAGAGGATCTATTCATCAGTTACCATGCAAAAGATGATGTTCAGTCAACTTATGCTGGTGCTCTCTTTCATAATGGTCGAAATTATCACATATCTTCATATAAGAACAAT GAGACACTTGTTTATTGGTCTTCATCACGCTGCCTTTCTCAAAGAAATCAGCTTGCTAAGAGTTTCCTCAGGTTGCTGCCTCACCACTCCTTTGGCAAATGTCTGAACAATGTTGGTGGTTTAGACATGGCCCTTTCCTTCTACCCTGAGTGTACCAATGATGCTAATACCCCGAAGTGGTGGGACCATTTACATTGTGCCATGTCTCATTACAAATTTGTCCTCGCAATTGAAAATACAGTTACAGAGAGCTACGTGACCGAGAAGCTATTTTATGCTTTGGACTCTGGTGCGGTTCCTATTTATTTTGGAGCTCCCAATGTGCTGGACTTTGTCCCTCCACATTCAATTATAGATGGAACTAAGTTTAGGTCCATGGAGGAATTGGCTTCTTACGTGAAAGCCCTTGCTAATGATCCTGTAGCTTATGCTGAGTACCATGCCTGGAGAAGATGTGGTGTATTAGGTAACTATGCAAAGGCCCGTGCAACAAGCCTTGACACATTACCATGCCGATTGTGTGAGGCAGTTAGTAAGAAAGGTGGGAGAAATGCAAGAACAGAATGA